The following are encoded in a window of Mustela nigripes isolate SB6536 chromosome 3, MUSNIG.SB6536, whole genome shotgun sequence genomic DNA:
- the CHRAC1 gene encoding chromatin accessibility complex protein 1: MADAVAGRDKCGEPRLVSLPLSRIRVIMKSSPEVSSINQEALVLTAKATELFVQHLAACSYRRGSGRERKALTYTDLSKTAEEAETFQFLADILPKKILASKYLKMLKEKRVEDEEENDSGDGNDGHEAES, translated from the exons ATGGCGGACGCGGTCGCGGGCCGGGACAAGTGCGGGGAGCCGCGGCTCGTGTCGCTGCCCCTGTCCCGCATCCGGGTCATCATGAAGAGCTCCCCCGAGGTGTCCAGCATCAACCAGGAGGCGCTGGTGCTCACGGCCAAGGCCACG GAGCTCTTCGTGCAGCACCTCGCCGCCTGCTCCTACCGACGCGGCAGCGGGCGGGAGAGGAAGGCCCTCACCTACACCGACCTGTCCAAGACCGCGGAGGAGGCGGAGACTTTCCAGTTTCTCGCAG atatattaccAAAGAAGATTTTAGCTAGTAAGTATCTGAAAATGCTTAAAGAAAAGAGGGTCGAGGACGAGGAGGAGAATGACAGCGGCGACGGGAATGACGGGCACGAAGCCGAATCCTAG